The following are encoded together in the Eriocheir sinensis breed Jianghai 21 chromosome 28, ASM2467909v1, whole genome shotgun sequence genome:
- the LOC127004532 gene encoding uncharacterized protein LOC127004532, which produces MVPVWPRVAVWLAVWLAAAAVVVVAEAAAEAAAEAKAEAKPEAEAKAEAKAIYPTPCYPETIYKTHYITQVQQIPVYSTIYKQQYVSKTYYKTQYHTQYQTQYQTQYIPKYITETVYKTDIQYVTNYETLYHTIYHTQYSTHVNLIPKYITQTQYHTQYVTTRQYQPVYKTVYKPEYVTKNQVLYHTIYQTQYVPQYHTITKAYKTYKTVCPKPAYGF; this is translated from the exons ATGGTGCCGGTGTGGCCTCGCGTGGCGGTGTGGTTGGCGGTGTGGCTGGCggctgcggcggtggtggtggtggcggaagcGGCGGCAGAGGCGGCGGCAGAGGCAAAGGCGGAGGCGAAACCAGAAGCGGAGGCGAAGGCGGAGGCGAAGGCGATCTACCCCACGCCTTGCTACCCAGAGACCATCTACAAGACCCACTACATCACCCAGGTCCAGCAG ATCCCGGTCTACTCCACGATCTACAAGCAACAGTACGTCTCCAAAACCTACTACAAGACGCAGTACCACACGCAGTACCAGACGCAGTACCAGACGCAGTACATCCCCAAGTACATCACGGAGACGGTGTACAAAACGGACATCCAGTACGTCACCAACTACGAGACGCTCTACCACACCATCTACCACACCCAGTACTCAACCCACGTCAACCTGATCCCCAAGTACATCACGCAGACGCAGTACCACACGCAGTACGTCACCACCAGACAGTACCAGCCCGTGTACAAGACTGTTTACAAGCCGGAGTACGTGACGAAGAACCAGGTGCTGTACCATACGATCTACCAGACCCAGTACGTGCCCCAGTACCACACCATCACCAAGGCCTATAAAACCTACAAGACGGTGTGCCCCAAGCCTGCCTACGGGTTTtaa